In the genome of Nitrospirota bacterium, one region contains:
- a CDS encoding DUF2062 domain-containing protein, translating into MLKKYKETITRFMKKGLSPSRIAFAIALGNFVGILPLVGLHTVVAIGLAHLLRLNIMIVFLGTQISNPISFPFILFISAQIGSLMLSGALLKIQFTTDLAILRTYVIPTVIGGIVLGLAVSSVSYFLTLKIARKFRT; encoded by the coding sequence ATGCTTAAAAAATATAAAGAGACGATTACGCGCTTCATGAAAAAGGGGCTCTCGCCATCCAGGATCGCCTTTGCCATTGCGCTTGGAAATTTTGTCGGCATCCTGCCCCTTGTGGGACTCCATACGGTGGTGGCGATCGGCCTTGCACACCTTCTGCGGCTGAACATCATGATCGTCTTTCTCGGCACCCAGATATCAAACCCAATATCGTTTCCCTTTATCCTCTTTATCAGTGCCCAGATCGGCAGTCTGATGCTGAGCGGCGCACTGTTGAAGATACAGTTCACGACCGATCTGGCAATACTGAGGACCTATGTTATACCGACCGTGATCGGGGGCATTGTGCTCGGTCTCGCGGTCAGTTCCGTATCATATTTTCTTACGCTCAAGATCGCCAGGAAATTCAGGACGTGA
- the mutT gene encoding 8-oxo-dGTP diphosphatase MutT, whose translation MKKQTPVKVVAAVIEEDGKVLIAKRRKGDMLAGKWEFPGGKIDPGETAEEALKRELHEELGIEAEVSDFICSSRYDYEHLSVELLAYRVKYISGDITPHVHDEVKWVLPDDLCTYDFPAANVEIVRRLSSCHDL comes from the coding sequence ATGAAAAAGCAAACACCGGTAAAGGTTGTTGCTGCTGTAATCGAAGAGGACGGAAAGGTGCTGATCGCGAAACGGCGGAAGGGTGATATGCTCGCCGGCAAATGGGAGTTTCCGGGAGGCAAGATCGATCCGGGCGAGACCGCAGAAGAGGCACTGAAAAGAGAGCTCCATGAGGAACTGGGCATCGAAGCCGAGGTCTCGGACTTTATCTGCTCAAGCCGCTACGACTATGAACATCTGTCTGTCGAACTGCTTGCGTACCGTGTGAAGTATATCTCGGGAGATATTACTCCGCATGTGCATGATGAGGTAAAATGGGTCCTTCCTGATGACCTTTGTACCTACGATTTTCCTGCAGCGAATGTCGAGATCGTCAGGCGTCTTTCCTCCTGCCATGATCTATGA
- a CDS encoding cobalamin B12-binding domain-containing protein: MKVLLVSPNREHLPDPVFPLGLSYIASALKRHKHSVRIIDLCFSGDMDNDIHKALCDFQPDVIGMSLRNIDDVCYPKQHSYLQEYNTTIDSLRAYSQAPIVLGGSGFTIMPEAFMQALGADFGIVGEGEKAFPELLNKLGDEGNMIIKSPKRLTDLDQVMPDRELFDSSSYYRLGGMLNIQTKRGCPFKCIYCTYPQVEGSTVRMRSPQSVADEIEQLIAATAARHFFIVDSIFNYPVSHAKAVCDEIIRRGLSIQWSCYANPAHMTEELADAMVRAGCTAVEFGTDSLVDEMLGNMGKSFTFSKVREASEICKKSGLKFCHFIFAGSPGDTDETVNMTLARLEEIGPDAAVIMAGIRIFPGTILAEYAGKELGISGIGLEPVFYHSRKLTDYDAVAEAVSKKKNWIMPGYEINFHPRLQKKLREHGIKGSLWEGLSKR, encoded by the coding sequence ATGAAAGTCCTTCTCGTCTCACCGAACCGTGAGCATCTGCCTGACCCGGTATTCCCTCTCGGTCTCTCCTACATTGCATCTGCCCTCAAAAGGCATAAACACAGCGTCAGGATAATCGACCTCTGTTTTTCCGGGGATATGGACAATGATATTCATAAAGCGCTCTGCGACTTTCAGCCTGATGTGATCGGCATGTCGCTTAGAAATATAGACGACGTCTGTTACCCGAAGCAGCACTCGTATCTGCAGGAATATAATACCACGATTGACTCTCTCAGAGCGTATTCACAGGCTCCCATCGTATTGGGCGGTTCAGGCTTTACGATTATGCCTGAGGCGTTCATGCAAGCGTTGGGGGCAGACTTCGGGATCGTCGGCGAAGGGGAGAAGGCATTCCCGGAATTGCTGAATAAACTCGGCGATGAAGGGAATATGATCATTAAGTCGCCAAAGCGCCTCACAGATCTTGATCAGGTGATGCCTGACCGGGAACTCTTCGACAGCAGTTCCTACTACCGCCTTGGAGGCATGCTCAATATCCAGACTAAAAGGGGCTGTCCCTTCAAATGCATCTACTGCACCTATCCGCAGGTAGAAGGCAGCACGGTCAGGATGCGCAGCCCACAGTCTGTTGCCGATGAGATAGAGCAGCTTATTGCGGCAACAGCAGCAAGACATTTCTTCATCGTTGACAGCATATTCAACTACCCTGTTTCTCATGCAAAAGCGGTCTGCGACGAGATCATCAGACGCGGCCTCAGTATTCAGTGGTCGTGTTATGCAAATCCTGCGCACATGACAGAAGAGCTCGCTGATGCCATGGTCAGGGCAGGCTGCACCGCAGTTGAGTTCGGCACCGACTCCCTTGTTGATGAGATGCTCGGAAACATGGGCAAAAGTTTCACCTTCAGCAAGGTCAGGGAGGCATCGGAGATATGTAAAAAGAGCGGCCTGAAATTCTGCCATTTCATCTTTGCCGGATCTCCGGGGGACACTGATGAAACGGTCAATATGACCCTTGCGCGGCTTGAGGAGATCGGGCCGGATGCTGCGGTTATCATGGCAGGGATCAGGATATTCCCCGGAACAATTCTGGCTGAATATGCAGGCAAGGAACTCGGCATCTCTGGAATAGGACTTGAGCCTGTCTTCTATCACTCGAGAAAATTGACCGACTACGATGCGGTGGCTGAGGCAGTCTCAAAGAAAAAGAACTGGATCATGCCGGGGTACGAGATCAATTTTCATCCGCGTCTTCAGAAGAAGCTCAGGGAGCACGGCATCAAGGGTTCACTCTGGGAAGGGCTCTCAAAGAGGTAA
- a CDS encoding A/G-specific adenine glycosylase — protein MSDEKRCIEGIRTRGLTAQTIRSFRKLIYKHYHEHQRPMPWRRTKNPYRILISEVMLQQTQVARVLIKYQEFVRAFPDFSTLAQARLSEVLKIWQGMGYNRRAIALKKLAEIVMQDYKGNLPCDPEELIKLPGIGRYSSAAIHTFVTNRPTLFIETNIRRVYIHFFFADGEDIRDEEIMPFLEKTLDRTNPREWYYALMDYGVKLKNEVANPNRRSAHYVKQSTFEGSKRQVRGMILKSLLHSQGMTREALKKKLGNVPEAFDQILDGLVRDGFLTTTGEKIVIAGS, from the coding sequence ATGTCAGATGAAAAGAGATGTATTGAAGGCATACGGACAAGGGGATTGACCGCACAGACAATCAGAAGCTTCCGAAAGCTTATTTATAAGCATTACCATGAACATCAGCGCCCCATGCCCTGGCGCAGGACAAAGAACCCCTATCGCATACTAATATCAGAAGTCATGCTCCAGCAGACGCAGGTAGCACGTGTACTCATCAAATATCAGGAGTTCGTAAGGGCCTTCCCTGATTTCTCAACACTGGCACAGGCCAGGCTTTCTGAGGTCCTGAAGATCTGGCAAGGCATGGGATACAACAGGCGGGCGATCGCCCTGAAAAAACTGGCAGAGATCGTTATGCAGGATTATAAGGGTAACCTTCCGTGTGATCCTGAGGAACTGATCAAGCTGCCGGGCATTGGCAGGTATTCCTCAGCAGCCATTCATACATTCGTAACAAACAGACCGACTCTTTTCATCGAAACCAATATCAGGCGGGTGTATATCCATTTCTTCTTTGCAGACGGTGAGGACATCAGGGACGAGGAGATCATGCCGTTTCTCGAAAAAACCCTGGACAGGACAAACCCGAGGGAGTGGTATTATGCACTGATGGACTATGGAGTGAAATTGAAGAACGAGGTGGCGAACCCGAACCGCAGGAGCGCCCACTATGTAAAACAGTCAACGTTCGAGGGCTCAAAGCGCCAGGTTCGCGGCATGATCCTGAAGTCCCTGCTCCATAGCCAAGGTATGACCAGGGAGGCGCTGAAAAAAAAGCTCGGCAATGTCCCTGAGGCCTTCGACCAGATACTGGACGGTCTGGTGAGAGACGGTTTCTTAACAACAACAGGGGAAAAAATTGTAATAGCCGGGTCCTGA
- a CDS encoding cobalamin B12-binding domain-containing protein, which translates to MKVLLAYPFREDTYRKVGFILPPLGIAYIASLLRDSGHEVKIADFNVTDESVDYTAFDIVGISADTSRYKSGLMLAKDAKNAGCTVVMGGPHVSYRDEDTLRTGFCDFVVREEGEQTMLELANTVGTEQVYSVRGISYLRDGNIQRTPSRGFIDNIDDLVPARDLLNMGAYRHLEMGKRKMTSILTSRGCPFGCSFCCSTEFSGRKWRSRSPLKIVDEIEDVVANHDFNGIAFLDDNFTLDPNRVIAICDEIMRRKIDIYWWCFSRADTLLNNEAMIARMAEAGCKYIFIGFESQNQGTLDQYHKNITDTMAGEVTELLRKYNISVHASFIIGNIDETREMVMDTVRYAREIDPQAVQFTILTPYPGTKLFDEVKERIITYDWDLYDCLHSVVRTDHLGQKELEALLKKAYLSFYLSPRKIAAGIMSGFRGKGIKLSSILRIFRGL; encoded by the coding sequence GTGAAAGTCCTCCTCGCGTATCCCTTCAGGGAAGATACGTACCGCAAGGTCGGGTTCATTCTTCCGCCCCTGGGTATCGCCTATATTGCGTCCTTACTCAGGGACAGCGGGCATGAGGTGAAGATCGCCGACTTCAATGTCACTGACGAAAGTGTCGATTATACTGCCTTTGACATTGTCGGCATTTCTGCAGATACAAGCAGATATAAAAGCGGCCTGATGCTGGCCAAAGATGCAAAAAATGCTGGCTGTACGGTAGTAATGGGAGGCCCCCATGTCAGTTACCGGGATGAGGATACGCTCAGAACAGGGTTTTGTGATTTTGTTGTGCGTGAAGAAGGCGAACAGACCATGCTCGAACTGGCAAACACAGTCGGAACCGAACAGGTCTATTCCGTCCGGGGCATCAGCTATCTGAGGGATGGTAATATTCAGAGGACTCCAAGCAGGGGGTTCATTGACAATATCGACGATCTTGTCCCGGCCCGTGATCTGTTGAACATGGGTGCGTACCGCCACCTCGAAATGGGCAAGCGGAAAATGACATCGATCCTCACCAGCAGGGGCTGCCCCTTTGGCTGCTCCTTTTGCTGCTCTACGGAGTTTAGCGGCAGGAAGTGGCGATCGAGGAGCCCTCTGAAGATCGTCGATGAGATAGAAGACGTTGTTGCGAACCATGACTTCAACGGCATAGCGTTCCTTGACGACAACTTTACCCTTGACCCCAATAGAGTCATCGCAATCTGTGATGAGATCATGCGCAGAAAAATCGACATCTACTGGTGGTGCTTTTCCCGCGCTGACACGCTCCTGAACAACGAGGCGATGATTGCAAGGATGGCTGAGGCAGGATGCAAGTATATTTTCATTGGCTTTGAGTCACAAAACCAGGGCACGCTCGACCAGTACCATAAAAACATTACTGACACGATGGCAGGGGAGGTAACAGAACTCCTGAGAAAGTATAACATCTCCGTCCATGCGAGCTTTATCATCGGCAATATTGACGAGACGCGGGAAATGGTGATGGATACCGTCCGGTACGCAAGAGAGATCGATCCCCAGGCTGTGCAGTTCACGATCCTCACACCGTATCCCGGCACAAAGCTCTTTGACGAAGTAAAGGAGCGGATCATTACCTATGATTGGGACCTTTATGACTGTCTGCATTCCGTAGTGCGCACCGACCATCTCGGACAGAAGGAACTTGAGGCTTTGCTCAAAAAGGCCTATCTGTCATTTTATCTTTCACCCCGCAAGATTGCGGCCGGAATCATGAGCGGTTTCCGCGGCAAAGGAATCAAGCTCAGCTCGATACTCAGGATATTCAGGGGCCTGTAA